The following are encoded together in the Desulfococcus multivorans genome:
- a CDS encoding phospholipase D family protein, translated as MRQRRFFLRGLFRTLLWAMTVILSGWAALLLFHPPLPSLEGRSFTTAFSDTSHTRIGRTLASLAAAHPDRSGVVPVADGRDAFAVRKLLVDSAEISIDVQVYIWHGDLSGTLLLNSLYRAALRGVRVRMLLDDNGTDLDTFLSALDRHPLIEVRLFNPFVQRRWPWLNYLTDFRRVNRRMHNKALVVDNQVAIVGGRNVGDEYFDADQSFFFIDLDVLAVGDVVPRISDNFDRYWASGSAYPIDRLVSAPPEEALQRLSRRTQAIMQAPEARVYRKAVSENTLVQDLKNGRLSFEWVPVHLISDDPAKGLGAVEPADHIGTNMLKRIGTAKQEIELVSPYFVPTRIGTSALGGAARKGLRVHVLTNSLSATDVPAVHAGYGKHRQKLLQQGVSLYEMKKSAGVIRSALEDRGPLGSSAASLHAKTLSLDGERIFVGSFNFDPRSALLNTEMGFVIESPRLAGAISDRFTKKINPFAYQVRLDRDGNLQWEEERGGDKILHTTEPETSWRLRALVTVLSWLPIEPLL; from the coding sequence ATGCGCCAACGCCGATTTTTTCTCAGGGGCCTCTTTCGGACTCTCTTGTGGGCGATGACGGTGATTCTGTCAGGATGGGCGGCATTGCTGCTCTTCCACCCCCCGTTGCCCAGTCTTGAAGGACGATCGTTCACAACGGCCTTTTCAGACACATCCCACACCCGGATCGGCCGGACGCTTGCGTCCCTGGCGGCCGCCCACCCCGATCGCTCCGGCGTCGTTCCGGTGGCGGACGGACGGGACGCCTTCGCCGTGCGGAAGCTGCTGGTCGACAGCGCTGAAATCTCCATCGACGTTCAGGTCTATATCTGGCACGGGGATCTGTCGGGCACGCTGCTGCTCAATTCCTTGTATCGAGCCGCCCTGCGCGGCGTCCGGGTTCGAATGCTGTTAGACGATAACGGCACGGATCTGGATACGTTCCTTTCGGCCCTTGACCGCCATCCCCTGATCGAAGTTCGGCTTTTCAATCCCTTCGTACAACGCCGTTGGCCGTGGCTCAACTATCTCACCGATTTCCGGCGGGTGAATCGGCGCATGCACAACAAGGCTCTTGTCGTGGACAATCAGGTGGCCATTGTCGGAGGCCGCAATGTCGGCGACGAATATTTCGACGCCGATCAGTCGTTTTTTTTCATCGATCTCGACGTTCTGGCGGTGGGCGATGTGGTGCCGCGGATTTCCGACAACTTCGACCGCTATTGGGCCAGCGGCTCGGCCTACCCCATCGACCGGCTGGTATCGGCACCTCCGGAAGAAGCTCTCCAACGGCTCAGCCGCAGGACGCAAGCGATCATGCAGGCCCCGGAAGCCCGCGTCTACCGGAAAGCCGTTTCAGAAAACACCCTTGTGCAGGATCTTAAAAACGGACGACTCTCCTTCGAATGGGTTCCGGTTCACCTGATCAGCGACGATCCCGCCAAGGGGCTCGGCGCGGTGGAACCGGCGGACCATATCGGAACCAACATGCTCAAAAGGATCGGCACGGCAAAACAGGAGATCGAACTCGTCTCTCCCTATTTTGTTCCTACCAGAATCGGGACCTCGGCGCTCGGGGGGGCTGCCCGGAAAGGGCTCCGTGTCCATGTGCTGACCAACTCCCTTTCGGCAACGGATGTTCCCGCCGTTCACGCGGGCTACGGAAAACACCGCCAAAAACTTCTGCAGCAGGGCGTGTCGCTTTACGAAATGAAGAAAAGCGCGGGCGTGATCCGTTCCGCCCTTGAAGACAGGGGGCCGCTTGGCAGTTCAGCCGCAAGTCTGCATGCCAAGACCTTGTCTCTGGATGGGGAGCGGATCTTTGTCGGTTCATTCAATTTCGATCCGCGTTCGGCGCTTCTCAATACCGAGATGGGCTTTGTCATCGAAAGCCCCCGACTGGCCGGCGCCATATCCGACAGGTTCACGAAAAAGATTAACCCGTTCGCTTATCAAGTGCGGTTGGACCGCGACGGTAATCTGCAATGGGAGGAGGAAAGGGGGGGCGATAAGATCCTTCACACAACGGAGCCGGAGACCTCCTGGCGGCTGCGGGCGCTGGTTACGGTTCTTTCGTGGCTGCCCATCGAGCCGTTACTGTAG
- a CDS encoding pyridoxamine 5'-phosphate oxidase family protein encodes MASKISKEVQEFVKGKLGWVATVNPDGMPNVTPKGTVQVLDEHTIIFADLFSVKTRDNLRNNPNIAVTVVDLNKFTGYQFKGKAELIDTGPLYDKVKEDLKKAPTPLPEPRYVAKITVEEIYDQSPGPNAGKKIG; translated from the coding sequence TCAAAGATTTCCAAAGAAGTGCAGGAGTTTGTAAAGGGCAAGCTGGGTTGGGTGGCCACAGTGAATCCGGACGGCATGCCCAATGTCACCCCTAAAGGCACAGTTCAGGTGTTGGATGAACACACAATCATCTTTGCCGATCTTTTTTCCGTCAAAACCAGAGACAATCTCAGGAACAATCCCAACATCGCCGTGACGGTTGTGGACCTGAACAAATTCACCGGATATCAATTCAAGGGAAAGGCGGAGTTGATCGATACCGGTCCGCTTTACGACAAAGTGAAGGAAGATCTGAAGAAGGCGCCGACACCGCTGCCCGAACCCAGATACGTGGCAAAAATCACCGTCGAGGAGATCTATGACCAGTCTCCCGGCCCGAATGCAGGGAAAAAAATCGGATAG